DNA sequence from the Antarctobacter heliothermus genome:
GTGTTGCAGATGCTCCAGCTTGATCGCGACGGGACGCTCCCAGAGCGCATCCGTGGTCATGATAGGGGTGGTCACGGTATAGCCGCTGATCCTGTCGGCGGCTGCTTTGATCTCGGCTTTCCAATTCATCGGCTGTCCTGCGGTGATGGGGGCGTATGTTCGCGGTAACTGGCGCTTTGGAGCGGCACGCTATAGTTCTGAGGAAAGGCGAACAAGGAGCCGCACAATGAAAGACGACCGCCGCAGCCCGCTGCGCAATGCGCATACGGACCGCGATACCGCAAAGCAAATCCCGGAAACCCAGCAGACGCTGTCCCCCAGCTATCGGCTGGCCTTTGCGGATGATGAATTCCTGTACCGCGATGAGTTGCGCCCGGTGCGTCTGCAACTGGAATTGCAGAAGTTCGAGATGCTGATGGACGAACACGGCATCGACTCGACCGTTGTGTTGTTTGGCGGCGCGCGTATCCCGGCCCCGCCGGACAAGGATACGGCGCGGACCAAGACGCTGGCCGATCTGTCGCGGTTCTATGACGAGGCGCGTGAATTTGCGCGGTTGATGACGGCCAAGTCCAAGGAAACCGGCAACCGCGACTTTGTGATCGTGACCGGCGGCGGCCCCGGTGTCATGGAGGCGGGCAACCGTGGCGCGCATGATGAGGGCGGCCAGTCCATCGGGTTGAACATCGTGCTGCCTCACGAGCAAGCGCCCAACCCCTATGTGACCCCTGACCTTGCGTTCAACTTTCACTAT
Encoded proteins:
- a CDS encoding TIGR00730 family Rossman fold protein, with product MKDDRRSPLRNAHTDRDTAKQIPETQQTLSPSYRLAFADDEFLYRDELRPVRLQLELQKFEMLMDEHGIDSTVVLFGGARIPAPPDKDTARTKTLADLSRFYDEAREFARLMTAKSKETGNRDFVIVTGGGPGVMEAGNRGAHDEGGQSIGLNIVLPHEQAPNPYVTPDLAFNFHYFAIRKMHFLMRARAICVFPGGFGTLDELFETLTLIQTGRMQRVPLLLFGREFWERIINWDALAEAGTISPEDLDLFRFVESAAEAVELVENWGPADTRTDLPDR